The genomic segment AGGCGCTGAAGGCTTCACTGCTGGAGGGCCTCGAGCTCAAGCCGCGCAAGGCGTTCGGCCCGATCCGGGTGGCCGTCACCGGATCCACCATCAGCCCGCCGCTATTCGAATCGCTGGAGCTGCTGGGACGTGAGCGGAGCCTGCAGCGACTGCGAGAGTCGCGCGACCACGCCGGGGCCGTGGAAAAAGACGCCTGAAATCTTTGGTAGTCTGCTCGTCGGCCCGCAACCACTGGGCAGCGGCCCTCAATCCCTCGCCAAGCAGGGGATAAGGGTGCCTGACCAGCGGTTATAGGCAGCCAATGGGGTATGGTGTAATTGGCAACACAGCTGATTCTGGTTCAGCCATTCTAGGTTCGAGTCCTGGTACCCCAGCAATTATGTCGGCAACGGCCTCTGAGCTATGCTGGCAACCCGGTACGCCGCAAGGCGTGCCACAGATTTGGTTCCGGCCCCGTCGTCTAGCGGCCTAGGACGCCGCCCTCTCACGGCGGTAGCGTGGGTTCGAATCCCATCGGGGCTACCAAACGAAATCGCCCGGTCATCCGACCGGGCGATTCGTCGTTCTACGGCAGGACTACTCGGTGGGCGCGGTGGAACCGGCCAGCGGCATAGCGGGCAGGCCGAGCTTGCCGTGATCCCACGAGCGGGTGCGCTTGGCCACAATGCGCACCGCGACCCGCTTGTTCATCATCATGTCGACGGCCGGCTTGAGGTCGTCGGTGTACGGCCCGTTGTAGCGTTCCCACACGCTGACACCGACCTTGAAAATGGTGTCGGGGTCGTCGACGATCTCGGCCACGCCTTCGAAGGAGACGCCGCGCAGCGTGTCATAGGTCATACCGTCCTCGATGAGGAAGCTCACCCGCGGATCGCGACGGAGATTGACCGCCTTCTGCGACTTGGCCTTGGTCTCGACCCAGATCTCACCGTCGAGGACGCCGTACCACATGGCGACGAGATGTGGCTGTCCGTCGGCCCCGATGGTGGCCATCGTGCCGGTGCGGCTGCGTGCCACGAAGTCGGCGATCTCGGCGTCCGACATGACGATCTGGTTGCGCTGATTCGTTCCCATCGCGTCAGTTTGTCAGGCCGTCCCGCACGGCTGTCGCGGGGATCACAGTCGCCGGGTGAGCGCATCGGCGGCGGCCACCAGGTCGGCCGCCCAGCGGGCCCCGGGCCGACGACCCATCCGATCGATAGGGCCTGACACCGACACCGCCGCGACCACCGCGCCAGTGCGATCGCGCACCGGCGCCGAGACGCTGGCCACCCCGGGTTCGCGCTCGGCTGCACTCTGAGCCCAGCCGCGGCGGCGGACCTCGGCCAGCGTGCGCTCGGTGAATTTCGCTGTCGGCAGCACGGCTTGCTGGGTGGCGTTGTCGCTGAACGCCAGCAGCACTTTGGCCCCGGACCCGGCCGTCATCGGCAGGCGCGTTCCGACGGGCACGGTATCGCGAAGTCCGGCAGGCGGTTCCAGGGCTGCGACACAGATCCGGGTGGTGCCGTCGCGGCGGTAGAGCTGAACGCTCTCACCGGTGATCTCCCGCAGCCTCGGCAATACCGTGGCGCCTGCCGCCAGCAGGGGATCGTTGACGTGGGCGGCCAATTCGGAGATGGCGGGCCC from the Mycolicibacterium crocinum genome contains:
- a CDS encoding pyridoxamine 5'-phosphate oxidase family protein produces the protein MGTNQRNQIVMSDAEIADFVARSRTGTMATIGADGQPHLVAMWYGVLDGEIWVETKAKSQKAVNLRRDPRVSFLIEDGMTYDTLRGVSFEGVAEIVDDPDTIFKVGVSVWERYNGPYTDDLKPAVDMMMNKRVAVRIVAKRTRSWDHGKLGLPAMPLAGSTAPTE
- a CDS encoding IclR family transcriptional regulator; the encoded protein is MRQDSGIGVLDKAVGVLHSIADSPCGLAELCERTGLPRATAHRLAAGLEVHRLLARDNAGRWRLGPAISELAAHVNDPLLAAGATVLPRLREITGESVQLYRRDGTTRICVAALEPPAGLRDTVPVGTRLPMTAGSGAKVLLAFSDNATQQAVLPTAKFTERTLAEVRRRGWAQSAAEREPGVASVSAPVRDRTGAVVAAVSVSGPIDRMGRRPGARWAADLVAAADALTRRL